From a region of the Bacillus oleivorans genome:
- a CDS encoding NAD(P)-dependent malic enzyme, with the protein MTLREEALHMHRIHKGKLESKSKVPVRNAKDLSLAYSPGVAEPCKVIYDKPETVYDYTMKGNMVAVVSDGTAVLGLGNIGPEAALPVMEGKAVLFKSFAGVDAFPICLNTTDVDKIVETVKLLEPTFGGVNLEDIAAPNCFEIEERLKKETNIPVFHDDQHGTAIVTAAGLVNALKLVNKKMSEIKVVANGAGAAGIAIIKLLYQFGVRDIIMCDSKGAIYENRSYGMNDIKAEVAKFTNRNREEGKLQDVIKGADVFIGVSVAGSLTREMVETMNNNSIIFAMANPVPEIMPEEAKLAGATVIGTGRSDFPNQVNNVLAFPGIFRGALDVRATHINEEMKVAAVHAIADLISEDELSADYVIPAPFDKRVAPAVAGAVAKAAMETGVARLKVDPEEVRLRTEQLSLIGKSE; encoded by the coding sequence TTGACGTTAAGAGAAGAAGCTTTACATATGCATCGGATTCATAAGGGAAAGTTAGAATCAAAGTCAAAAGTTCCCGTTCGTAATGCAAAGGATTTAAGCCTTGCATATTCCCCTGGTGTTGCAGAACCATGTAAAGTTATATATGACAAGCCTGAAACGGTTTACGATTATACAATGAAAGGCAACATGGTTGCGGTTGTTTCCGATGGGACAGCTGTATTGGGTCTGGGCAATATTGGTCCTGAGGCAGCACTGCCTGTTATGGAAGGAAAGGCGGTTCTATTTAAAAGTTTTGCTGGTGTTGATGCCTTTCCAATCTGTTTGAATACAACAGATGTAGATAAGATTGTGGAAACTGTCAAATTACTCGAGCCAACCTTTGGCGGAGTGAATCTAGAAGATATTGCTGCTCCCAATTGTTTTGAAATTGAAGAAAGATTAAAAAAGGAAACAAATATTCCTGTCTTCCATGATGACCAGCATGGGACAGCGATTGTAACGGCAGCAGGACTTGTGAATGCTCTAAAGCTAGTAAATAAAAAAATGTCAGAAATTAAAGTGGTCGCAAACGGAGCGGGTGCCGCCGGAATCGCGATTATAAAACTTCTTTATCAATTTGGAGTACGCGACATTATTATGTGTGATTCAAAAGGTGCGATTTATGAAAATCGTTCATATGGAATGAATGATATTAAAGCTGAAGTAGCGAAATTCACGAATCGAAATAGAGAAGAAGGAAAATTACAAGATGTGATAAAAGGTGCTGATGTATTTATCGGAGTATCGGTTGCCGGATCATTAACAAGAGAAATGGTCGAGACCATGAATAACAACTCGATTATATTCGCAATGGCTAACCCGGTTCCAGAGATTATGCCAGAAGAAGCAAAGCTGGCAGGAGCAACTGTTATCGGAACAGGCCGTTCTGATTTTCCAAATCAAGTTAACAATGTATTGGCCTTTCCAGGCATATTCAGAGGTGCTCTTGATGTAAGAGCAACCCATATCAATGAAGAGATGAAGGTAGCTGCCGTTCACGCGATTGCTGATTTAATTTCAGAGGATGAGCTAAGTGCTGATTATGTTATTCCTGCTCCTTTTGATAAAAGAGTGGCTCCAGCTGTTGCCGGGGCAGTTGCAAAAGCTGCAATGGAAACAGGAGTGGCCCGGCTTAAGGTTGACCCGGAAGAAGTTCGTCTTCGTACAGAGCAACTTTCGTTAATTGGGAAAAGTGAGTGA
- a CDS encoding FadR/GntR family transcriptional regulator, which produces MINNAATKVYIEIVERLRDMIAKDGLGSGDRIPSERELSETLGYGRSSVREALRALELLGLIETRRGEGTFIKDFQEHQLVELLGTFILQGQKVRSDALESKAMIEKNCIELLFLKGREKLLSNLLENENVSFNEIMVKIVEGADNRLLKKIWKILSEYISSFHQEDINQDHVKSFVQALIHSDQKAALAAFDQMRNLSK; this is translated from the coding sequence GTGATAAATAATGCGGCTACAAAGGTATATATTGAAATTGTAGAACGTCTCCGAGACATGATCGCTAAAGATGGGTTGGGCTCGGGCGACCGCATTCCTTCAGAAAGAGAGCTTTCTGAAACGTTAGGGTATGGTCGCTCTAGTGTAAGAGAAGCACTCCGAGCATTAGAACTTTTAGGATTAATTGAAACTCGCCGGGGTGAAGGGACGTTTATTAAAGATTTTCAAGAACATCAGCTTGTAGAGCTTTTAGGAACATTTATCTTACAGGGTCAAAAAGTCAGAAGCGACGCTTTGGAATCGAAAGCAATGATTGAAAAGAACTGTATTGAACTTCTTTTTTTAAAAGGGCGGGAAAAGCTGCTTTCCAATTTACTAGAAAATGAAAATGTAAGTTTCAATGAAATAATGGTAAAAATTGTAGAAGGTGCTGATAATCGTCTGTTAAAAAAGATTTGGAAAATATTATCTGAGTACATCTCATCTTTCCACCAGGAAGACATTAATCAGGATCATGTGAAGTCCTTTGTTCAAGCACTTATCCATTCTGATCAGAAAGCGGCTTTAGCAGCATTTGATCAAATGCGTAATTTGTCGAAGTAA